A segment of the Takifugu flavidus isolate HTHZ2018 chromosome 7, ASM371156v2, whole genome shotgun sequence genome:
TATTGGCTGCGGAGTATGTCTGACTTCAATACTCTCGTATTGATATGAATTGTAATGTCTAGATTAGTTGGATATCTTCTGGTCCCTCCTGTGGGAAACTGCTCTCAACTTAaccaaaaatatgaatattAAACAAGCGGTTTTGCAGTTTCAattgtcatgaaccagctcatggatcagacaaagtagggagaacacacaggatggattttagaacaaagggaatttattgattgatcaggcaaaacaacaaaccaaagcagaacacccaagcagtcctggagggagccaagcaagagagtgactgcccagactgtggagcatttatagccctcacagctgatcagtccaggtgagctggatcgccaCTTAGCAGCAGTTGGCCCCCCTccgcctgcagaagggaggagacaacagagaggcaggcagagaagacacagccagggtcgtcacacAATATACTGTAACACGTCCACAATGTAGTCTAAAACCTCTCTTTTCTGTCCCTCCGAAGGTTGTCGACCATTCTGGGAGGCTGTTGTCTGCTGGCCTCGTGCAGATGTTGGGGAAACTGTGCACCGCCCGTGTCCcgcctttttctcccccttcagAAACAGCACAGGTGACCCCAGTGTTGGCATCCACCCCATGAATCAGAATCGCCAGACCAACCAACCCCAATATCAAACGCAAAGCTGAAAGCCTGAGGTGCTGACCCAGTCATGTTTGACCTCAGGTTCAGTGAGCCGTAACTGCACCAGCGCCGGCTGGTCCAGGACATCACCCCCGTACCACATCGCCTGCAGCGTAGAGGATGACGCTCCCGAGGTGAGGCGGGAACGAGCGGCAACACTGATGCATCCAggagccaaaaaaaaagaaaagaaaacgtaACATGGGTCCTGTGATGCTGCAGACGAAGCGTGAGAATAAAAGCTATTCCCGTTCAGATGTTGTCAGTCCAAACAgaatcaaacacacaaacagcttttCTGCAGCCGAGTGCCGCGCCGCCTCCTAATTTGGTCAAATTGTGCATAATTAAGTTCACTCTGAGGGCTGAGTGCTTATTTTTGCCTGGCTTCCAGACGGAGCGGTCCTTCTTCGCCACGGTGAAGCTGATATACACCATCGGCTACAGCGTgtctctggtgctgctggccgTTGCCGTGTCGATCCTGTTGCTCTTTAGGTAGGAACGGTCCAAACTGGCCACTCTGTTGACCATGATGTGAGGATTTACAGGATCTTTGTCATAGTTACGACCATGGAAACAGTGTGGAAATGGTGTGGAGCTGTAATAAGACTGTGATGTGGTGAAGAGAGGAATCCATTGTGACTGTGTTTATCTACATCTGACCTCTTTGAATTAGTGCAGCATTTCAGAGGGCCGCAGATCCATCAAAATATGATACctgatggaaaaatgaaaaggagGCTGCGACAGGATATCACCACATTTCTCTGGCCTCCATTACGGATCGCGCTTCACTGATGCGAGGTTGCCGTCCGCTTtagagctttttttctttccttttttttccctgttcgGAGCCGCATTTTCGTCCCAAAGGGCAATTTAGTGTCATGTCTGAAATAAAACAGCGGCGGCGTGTGCTGTGTGATTCTCCCCAACAGGAGGCTGCGCTGCGCCCGGAACTTCATTCACATTCAGCTCTTCATCACATTTATCCTGAAAGCCGTGGCGGTGTTCGTGAAAGACGCCGCCCTGTTCTCCAGCGACGACACCAACCACTGCACGCTCTCCACTGTAAGACGGACAGCTGTGGAATTCTGTCCTCTTGCATTGCACCCCTCTTCCACTAAATATCCCATAATAGccgtctctgcctgtgtctcctGCGCAGTTTGCCTGTAAGgcctctgtggttttctgtcaCTACTGTGTGATGGCCAACTTCTTCTGGCTCCTTGTAGAAGCGCTCTATCTGAACTCCCTGCTTGTGTCTTCCTTCTGTCACGCCCGTCGGTGTGTCTGGGGCTTCAGTCTGCTGGGATGGGGTGAGAATTCTCACGTTTCACACCTTTTCTTCAGCGTTGTGTGTGACCCGCATGCAGCCACTTCCTGGAATGATTTCTGTCTATACTGCGAGTCCAGGCGAGGAACGATCGCAAATGCGCTCAGCAACGGTTGCACGATTGAAATGGATGTTTCCCCCCCCCGGCAGGTGTACCAGTACTCTTCATCAGCGTGTGGATCGCATCCAGGCTGTACTTCGAAGACACAGAGTGCGTTGAAGCACTTTAACGTACACGCTTTGTTCTGAATCCTCTCAATCTGTTTGACCTCCCAGTATCCCAGTCAGAATTGCAGTGATTGCTCACATGGCAGATACAGTTTTCTGTTTAGGTTTTATTTAGTTATGCTGTAGGTTTTTTTCCACATGATTTTAACACATTTCATGTGAACAACCCATCTTCGTTGAACTGTGGACTTACTTTAATGTCTTTCTTTCTAGATGCTGGGACATTAATGAGGATTCGCCCTATTGGTGGATCATCAAGGGTCCAATTGTTGCATCCATAGCTGCAAGTGATGCagaatgtatttagcaatgatCCTCTTCCCGAACTGTGAATTCTTTGCATTTCTGTCAACAGGTCAACTTCATGCTGTTCATGAACATCATCAGAATCCTGGTGCAGAAGCTAAATCCTCGTCTGATCCAGTTTAATAACTCTTCCCAGTACAGGTAATCCTTCTTAACTCCTGAATATGCACAGTTCACATCTGGGTTCTGTTTGCTACAATAAGAAAATCCAAAAAGGAAGAGCAGTTCAGTTTATTCTGTGGTGGATGGGGCTGAATGATGAACCTTTGAGCATTGAATTCATATTCATTCAGTGCACTAAACTCTAACTATCCAAGAGGGTGAGGGACATTTTCAATTAAAATAGACTCACTAATTGGCTGAAAGTGTCCAGGGACGTGCGGCCAATCCGGCTTTAATGAAAGTCATACCTGGGGCAGGTTGACTGCTCCTTGCTTTAATTGGAGCAGCTAAATGAATATTCTTCTCCACACGTTGCCTGAAGCACCATTAAGGTGAGATTTATACACAGTTGTGTGTAACCCCAACAGCTTATCACCCCTGTCTGTGCATTAGACGCCTGGCCAagtccaccctcctcctcatccccttgTTCGGCACTCATTACATGCTCTTCAATTTTCTGCCCGACTACATCAACGTTAACCTGCGCCTCTGCATCGAGCTCTGCATAGGATCCtttcaggtacacacacacacacacacacacacacacacacacacacacacgcatgaatATGTGCATTTTCATGATATTTTTACAGCAGACTGATCCTTTGCTGCTCCGTTCTGCACTAACCCTCAAACTGAACTAAATATTTTTCTTCTCACTTCATTTTAGTGTTGAATCTTTGGTCCCCATAAAGATGCCTGACCCCTGTTTATAGTTAATAAGAATGCCTTTAGGCAGCTTGTATAAACACTGATTGAATATAAACATGTCCTTATCAATGGTCTTTCCTCCAGGGGCTTTTCGTCGCTATTCTCTACTGCTTTCTCAACCAAGAGGTCAGTAGATTATTTAAATCCTCTCA
Coding sequences within it:
- the ghrhrl gene encoding growth hormone releasing hormone receptor, like isoform X1, encoding MFCLHIRGVLLTLSLTATALSRLHPECELLFQLEQEERSCLRFIEEQSNGSAEGCRPFWEAVVCWPRADVGETVHRPCPAFFSPFRNSTGSVSRNCTSAGWSRTSPPYHIACSVEDDAPETERSFFATVKLIYTIGYSVSLVLLAVAVSILLLFRRLRCARNFIHIQLFITFILKAVAVFVKDAALFSSDDTNHCTLSTFACKASVVFCHYCVMANFFWLLVEALYLNSLLVSSFCHARRCVWGFSLLGWGVPVLFISVWIASRLYFEDTECWDINEDSPYWWIIKGPIVASIAVNFMLFMNIIRILVQKLNPRLIQFNNSSQYRRLAKSTLLLIPLFGTHYMLFNFLPDYINVNLRLCIELCIGSFQGLFVAILYCFLNQEVQKEIHVQWLRWQERSYGVVSPAAKGSQMDTPF
- the ghrhrl gene encoding growth hormone releasing hormone receptor, like isoform X2, with amino-acid sequence MFCLHIRGVLLTLSLTATALSRLHPECELLFQLEQEERSCLRFIEEQSNGSAEGCRPFWEAVVCWPRADVGETVHRPCPAFFSPFRNSTGSVSRNCTSAGWSRTSPPYHIACSVEDDAPETERSFFATVKLIYTIGYSVSLVLLAVAVSILLLFRRLRCARNFIHIQLFITFILKAVAVFVKDAALFSSDDTNHCTLSTFACKASVVFCHYCVMANFFWLLVEALYLNSLLVSSFCHARRCVWGFSLLGWGVPVLFISVWIASRLYFEDTECWDINEDSPYWWIIKGPIVASIAVNFMLFMNIIRILVQKLNPRLIQFNNSSQYSLSPLSVH